Within Mucilaginibacter inviolabilis, the genomic segment GGCATCATCGCCACCAGCAGGAGCAGCAGCAACAGCTACAGCTGCAGCAGCAGGTTCAATACCATACTCATCTTTTAAGATCTGAGCTAATTCGTTTACTTCTTTTACTGTTAAGTTTACCAACTGTTCAGCAAACGCTTTTAAATCCGCCATTTTATTTAAATTTTACTTTTAATGCTTTTTGTTTGTTAATATCGAACTTTAATAAGGTGTTCGTTAACCTCTTTCCTGTAATGTTTTTACAAGGCCTGCAATAGTATTTCCGCCTGATTGTAATGCAGAAATAACGTTTTTGGCAGGTGATTGTAGTAATCCTATTATCTCGCCAATCAGTTGTTCTTTTGATTTCAACTTGATCAATGTATCGATCTGGTTGTCGCCAATAAACACTGATGAATCAATATATGCTGCTTTTAAAACTGGTTTGTCACCTGCTTTTCTCAATTGTTTGATCAGCTTTGCCGGAGCAGTTGCTGATTTAGAGAAAAGGATTGATGAAGAACCTTTTAATACATCATATATCGGGCTAAAGTCGCCGCCTGCAGCTTCCATAGCTTTTTTAATCAAGCTATTTTTTGCTACCTGCATTTTGATGTCGCTGTCGAAACATTTGCGACGAATGTCATTGATCTTTGCAACCGTCAAATCAGAAGTATCGGTGATATAAAAATTACCGTATTCTTTCATTTGCTCAGTAAGGGCAAGAACAAGATCGTATTTTTCTTCTTTATTCATGATTAAATCCCCGCTACTGTTTTGGTTTCAATTTCAATTCCTGGCGACATAGTTGAAGAGATATGGATACTCTTGAAATATGTTCCTTTAGCTGCAGATGGTTTTAATTTTGAGATAGTTTGCAATACTTCTAATGCATTCTCATAAATTTTATCTGCAGAGAAAGATGCTTTTCCTATTGAGGCATGGATAATACCTGTTTTATCAACTTTGAAGTCGATTTTACCACCTTTTACGTCAGTTACAGCTTTTCCAACTTCTGGAGTTACTGTTCCTGATTTAGGGTTAGGCATCAAGTTACGTGGACCTAATATACGACCCAAACGACCAACTTTAGCCATAACACTTGGCATAGTGATGATAATATCAACATCAGTCCATCCACCTTCAATCTTGGCAATATAATCATCCAAACCTACGTAATCTGCACCCGCGTCTTTTGCTTCTTGTTCCTTGTCAGGAGTACAAAGCACCAGTACACGTACAGTTTTACCGGTTCCATGAGGTAATGTTGCAATACCACGTACCATTTGATTGGCTTTACGCGGGTCAACACCTAAACGAACGTCTATATCAACTGATGAATCAAATTTGGTAAGGGTTAATTCCTTTACTAAAGATGACGCATCCTGTAATGAATACGATTTGTTAGCCTCAATTTTGGAGAGTGCCACTTTCTGATTTTTTGTTAATCTAGCCACTGTCTTAAACTGATTTTAATATAAATTAATTAATTCCAGGGAGCCGTACCTGATACGGTTATTCCCATACTACGGGCAGTACCTGCCACCATTTTCATGGCTGATTCAACTGTGAATGCGTTTAGATCCACCATTTTATCTTTAGCAATAGTTTCAACCTGTTCCCAATTTACATTGGCAACCTTTTTACGGTTGGGCTCTGCTGAACCACTTTTTA encodes:
- the rplJ gene encoding 50S ribosomal protein L10, which encodes MNKEEKYDLVLALTEQMKEYGNFYITDTSDLTVAKINDIRRKCFDSDIKMQVAKNSLIKKAMEAAGGDFSPIYDVLKGSSSILFSKSATAPAKLIKQLRKAGDKPVLKAAYIDSSVFIGDNQIDTLIKLKSKEQLIGEIIGLLQSPAKNVISALQSGGNTIAGLVKTLQERG
- the rplA gene encoding 50S ribosomal protein L1; this encodes MARLTKNQKVALSKIEANKSYSLQDASSLVKELTLTKFDSSVDIDVRLGVDPRKANQMVRGIATLPHGTGKTVRVLVLCTPDKEQEAKDAGADYVGLDDYIAKIEGGWTDVDIIITMPSVMAKVGRLGRILGPRNLMPNPKSGTVTPEVGKAVTDVKGGKIDFKVDKTGIIHASIGKASFSADKIYENALEVLQTISKLKPSAAKGTYFKSIHISSTMSPGIEIETKTVAGI